The Neosynechococcus sphagnicola sy1 region AAGGAACGAAGTGCTTTGCTGTCAAAGTCACCGACAATGCCCAAAATCATGGTTTGGGGTTGAAAGTAGCGCTGGTGGAACTGCACTAAATCGGGGCGATCAATCGCATCAAGGGTGCGATATTCTATGGTGCGACCATAGGGACTAGTGGCACCATAGATCAACTTCTGAAATTCTCGCTGGGCGATCGCCTCGGGGGTATCATTGCGTCGAGCAATCCGGCCTCGCAATTGTGTCTTCGCCAGCTGAATTTGTGCTGGGTCAAACGCAGGTTCCCGAATCACCTCTGCAAATAAACCAAAGACTGTGGTGAGATCTTCACTCAGGCTGGTAAAACTAGCCCCTCCGGCACTGTTCCCCATCAACGTTTCAACGGCGGCAGCCCGCTCCTCCAGTTGCTGGTTCAACCTCTCTACGGGATGGTGCAGGGTGCCACCACTGCGAATGACTTGACTGGTGAGTGCCGCCAGACCAACTTGATCCGCTGGTTCGAGGCGATCTCCCACTTGAAACAGTGCCAGCCCATTCACCAACGGCAGTTCATGATCTTCGATCAGGTAGACCGTGATCCCATTGGCCAATTGCCAGCGGCTATACCGGGGAATCTGCACCGTCGGTAAGGTCGGAAAGATGAGATCGGTATAGTGTTTGGCGGTGGTGGCGATCGCCGGCTGACCACTCGCCAGCAACCAACTCGCGAACAACCCCAGGAATGCCAGCACAAGCCCCACAAGGCGGGGTCGGGAACGACGATTTTGATGCATGGGAACGACTGGGATCATGAATCTGTTGGCAAGAGCCGTCCAATGGTACGGTTTTGAACCTGGAAGGTCGACCTGGCAACCCGCTGAATATCCCCTGGGGTGACGGCGGCGATCCGATCCAAATCTCGAAATACATGCCGCCAACTGCCGGTTTTAATCTCATATTCCAGCAATAACTGAGCCATCCCTGGATTGGAATCGAGGCGGCGGAGCAGGGAGGCTCGGACTTGAGTTTTCACCCGCCTTAACTCCTGTTCCGACACTGGCTCTGTTTTCAAGCGCTCCAGCTCTATCTGGAGCGCGACTGCTACCTCTTCAACGGTGTGTCCCGGTGCGGTCTGAGCCGAGAACAGCATCAGGCTGGGATACTTGTCCCCTGGGAAACCGCTGGAGCCCTGGGCAGCGAGAGCGACTTGCTGCTCGGCCACCAAGGCTTTGTAAAGGCGAGCGCTGCGGCCACTGTTGAGGAGCTGCTCGATTAAAGTGTAGACCACTTGATCGGGATCATGACTGTCAGGGATGTGATAGCCCTCCAAATACCAGGGTTGAGACGCGAGGTGCAGGGTCACCTCCCGAGGGGCAGTTTGGGGAGGTTCAACCACGGTGACCGCCGGGGGGACAGGTTTGGCCGGATAGCGCCCAAAGTAAATCTCAGCCAGTCGTTTCACCTCCGTGGGGTTGACATCTCCCACAACGGCGATCGCCAGGTTATTGGGGACATAATATTGCTGAAAAAACCGCTGTACCTGTGGCCGTGTCAGCTGCTCAATATCCTGGGTATAGCCAATCACGGGTCGGCGATAGGGATGCACTCGATAGGCCGTCTGCAAGAAAGCTTCGATCATTTGCCCCAGGGGAGCGTTTTCCGAACGGGTGCGGCGTTCCTCCAGAATTACGGCTTTCTCTTGAAAAAATTCTCGAAATACAGGTTCTAGAAACCGCTCGGACTCCAGGGACATCCACAGCTCTAACTTATTGGCTGGGAAGCTATAGAAATAACGGGTTGCATCCACGGTAGTATTGGCATTCAGTCCCACCCCCCCTGCTTGTTGCACAATCTGCCCCATTTGATTCTGCTGCACATAGTCCATAGCCTGGGCTTGGAGGGTCTGGAAGCGATCTTGCAGCGGGGGGAGGGCTGCGGTCTGCTGCTGAGCCTTGGCCTGCTGGATCTGATCAAACAAGCGATCCAACGCCGCCAAGAGGGGGGCTTCAGCGGCGTAATCGCGGGTGCCGATGCGGGTGGTACCCTTAAAGGCCAGATGTTCCAGATAGTGAGCCACTCCGGTTTGTCCGTTCGGTTCATTCACCCCGCCCACATTGGCATAGGTCACAAAAGAGACCACCGGAGCCTGATGCCGCTCCAGGACAATAAACTTCAAGCCATTGTTCAGCCGAAATTCGGTGACTCGCCGGATGACATCCTCCCAATAGGGTTGGATCGAGGGGATTGGCGGTTGTGCCAAAACAGGGTGGGGGCAGCTTCCCCACAGGAGCAGAGTCAGCAGACAGATTGCTAACAGGCGATGCCACGGGTAAGGAATGGGCATCACAGAGGGCAAGGAATTGGTAATGAGATCGTTTTTTTGAGGATTATCTTCCAGCAAAAGTGGCCGGAGGGAAGCAGTAACTAGGGGGTGAGATGGAGGCATATTGAGGCAGAGCAGCTAGAGATGCGGACAGCAGAAGGGTTGCCTCTATTTAAGTTAAACCGAATATTTGCCAATGAGTGACGGTTCTCCAGACAGATCCCCGATTTCCACCCCCAAATTAGTACCAAATTAGTAAAAGTAGGCTTTAAAATTAGCCGTCGCGATCGCACCTTCCAGCAAAATGTCGAGAACTTAGTTACACTGAAGACACAATAACTTTACATTCATCCTATCTGTCTAAACTCCTTTTTATCAGTGTGATTTCTACAGATCACTTGATCACACCCTGATAAATTCCTAAATGTGAGGGCACGTATGATCTCAATCTCCCTACATCTTGAGGTCTTTTCTATGCTCACACATCAACCCCTACAAAAAGATTGGTGGAATTGTCCTGTTACTGGCTCGGATGGCTTGCTAGATCAACTGATTAGCAGACAGAGAAGACAGTCTGTACCTGAGAGTAGTCTTTTACTGCATCATAAACTCCTGAGCAAGGCTGAGAATTTTGCGGAGATAACTCAAAGCAAGGACAGCAATAGATTTTGCAATCAGGAATTTATTCTACTGGTTAAGATTAAGTATCTCTTGGATAAGAATTTGGGCACATACGCTGGATTGAGCAATTTTATTAAATTCTTCGAGGTTGCAATTGCCGCCAAAGATGCTTTTTTTAAGATGGAGCAATCTGAAATGCATTATCAGGGATTTCAGCAGCGGTTGTTCTAACAGTTCATTGAAGATCAGCTAGCGAAATACAAGAATTTTACCCATGACAACCATTTGGCATTTCGGGAAGAAGTAGACAACATGCTACCGAGGTTTCTCTCAGGGATGAAGACTGAGGATGGAAAGTCGGCTCTGGAAGGCTATGTTCAACAAGTAAACCACATCGCAGAACACGAACTGGGCCTGACGCTACTTTATTTATTCAAGTCAAAGAACTTGGAAAGCTATACAATGCTAAGAATTATAGCCAACTTACTTGAAAATCTTGAATATCAAGAGCTGCCTAATTTCAAGACCTTGCTTGATTTGGTCAAAATCAATTGGAATGCCTTTTATAGCCTCGGGACAGTGATTGGAATTCCTGAGAAACTCAATACCCTGAGAACCCACACCAAGATCGTTCAATATTTTGTCCTTTTCAGACGGCACCAAGTCTCTTTTAGCGAGTTCAGTAACCTACTTAAGACTTTGAGGCAGTGGTATCGGTGTTATGAGAGTATTCTTGAAATCAGGCAGAAGTATCCAGCCAGTGAATATAAACAACTCCAGGAATTCTCCCTGAGAATCCCTGGCGAAAAGATTTATCTTAACTATCAGAAGGTATTAACCGATCAAAATACTAAGTATACGTACATCGATTTTGGATAATTCCCCATCTAAGTCAAGAGATTGCTGCAGGTTTCTGACTGGAACCAGTAACTTCTGTTCTCTGGTTCTCTTCTGGCAATATCTTCAATATGCGCCGAATGGGAGGTATAGACCCGACTGCCTAGCACAAGTGTCTGAAAGGCTTGTGGCGCCGTATTTTTTCGGAAAAGGTGAGCTGACATGAGAGGCTGAAATTTGCGTCATTTCAACGTCTAGACGATGTTAGCCACCACCTGCCTCTATGATCAAGTGCTGTCTTTACTGCATCAATACAGTCAACCGCACGATCTGGGGCACCTGAAAGCCCTCACTTGGATGGTAAAGACCCTGGTGTCTAGTGGTCGGTTGAGCTGCCTACCGGAGTGGGAGTCGTATGTGCCCAGTCGCGCCCGTCAGGCGCAAATCACGGAACCAGGAAAAATGAGAAGCTCCCCAGGAGTTGTATCTGCGGGATATTTGTTGCATCATGTAACAAGCTCTTTCCCAAATCGGGATTTTAGAGGACATTTGTGAACGATTAACCTACTATTCAGGAGCATGGTTGCAATGTCTTTAACCGATACTCAAGTTTTTGTGGCCTTAGTTGTGGCTCTATTGCCAGGAGTTCTAGCATTTCGGCTAGCCACCGAGCTGTATAAGTAATCGGCTATTAAATCGCTACGGAGCCTGCCCTGGGTTCTGTGATCAGCGGAGTTAGTGTCTCTTTAAGATTGGTTTCCAGCGGTCACATCAGCCCATGGTGTGCCCTTGGAAGATCGCCAGGGTAGGTTCCCATTGTTACTGACCCTTGTCCTCCTATGAACGCGCTCTTACCGTCGCCCCAACCCCATCAACCTCCCCAAACGCCCCGTGCTCTGCCTCGCCAGCGGCGGCGTCATCAGCCTACCTATCGGGGACGCACGCTTGAAGTTGCCGCCAAACTGGGTGTCAATTTAATGCTGGGAACGGTTGCCGTGATGACGCTCGTTAACTTGCTACCCTATGCACAGACTCAGGATGCAAAGTTGCAAACCATGCGTCAAGAGGTGAGCAAAACAGAAGCGCGGGTGAATCAACTAAAAGCCGACTTCAGTCAATACTTTGATCCCCAGCAGGCTCGGGTGATCATGCAGCAGCAGGGGTACCGTGTGGATCCCCTTCAGTATCAGATTGTCTGGCTTGGAAATCGGAACGCCCCAACTTCCCAGCCATGAACCCAAAACCACTAGCTTGATACAATAACGAGGATGCGCCCCATCCCCTCCTCGCAACTGGGAGGATATGTTAAGACCTAACTCGGTTGCTGTGTAATCCATTTTTTCTTTGCTAGTGATACCCCGGCTTAACATCACGCTATGACAACTGCGATCGCCTATCCCAATGCCCCTGACGTTTCTGCAGAGGATTATCTAGTTCTCGGCCTTGCTACTTGCTTTGTCAAAGAAGATGGCCAAGTTTATGAAGTGAAGGTGGTTGAACCCATTCCCTCAGCAGCTCTGGAAGCATTGATCAAAGGAATTCCCACCTCCTATGCTCGGGCCTGTGCTACCACCCTCGGTGCAGTTTTGCAGGGAGAGACCTTACAAATGCCGATGGACTTTCCTGCCGATGCTCAGTTTTGTGAGGATTTTGCCTACCGAGCTGTTGCTGCCGTTCGTACCTATCGGATTCGCCCCGTTGCCCAAGCCCACATTCCCCTAGGCAGTAGTTACCAAGACTTCAACTATTCAACGGAGCGCAAGCGAGTTTTAAACGCCAGTCGTGTGGTCAAAACTGAAGATAACGTTAAGCAACATTCCTATACACACCAGGTTCTTTAGGGCAACCTCTCAG contains the following coding sequences:
- the psaM gene encoding photosystem I reaction center subunit XII, yielding MSLTDTQVFVALVVALLPGVLAFRLATELYK
- a CDS encoding M16 family metallopeptidase, with product MPPSHPLVTASLRPLLLEDNPQKNDLITNSLPSVMPIPYPWHRLLAICLLTLLLWGSCPHPVLAQPPIPSIQPYWEDVIRRVTEFRLNNGLKFIVLERHQAPVVSFVTYANVGGVNEPNGQTGVAHYLEHLAFKGTTRIGTRDYAAEAPLLAALDRLFDQIQQAKAQQQTAALPPLQDRFQTLQAQAMDYVQQNQMGQIVQQAGGVGLNANTTVDATRYFYSFPANKLELWMSLESERFLEPVFREFFQEKAVILEERRTRSENAPLGQMIEAFLQTAYRVHPYRRPVIGYTQDIEQLTRPQVQRFFQQYYVPNNLAIAVVGDVNPTEVKRLAEIYFGRYPAKPVPPAVTVVEPPQTAPREVTLHLASQPWYLEGYHIPDSHDPDQVVYTLIEQLLNSGRSARLYKALVAEQQVALAAQGSSGFPGDKYPSLMLFSAQTAPGHTVEEVAVALQIELERLKTEPVSEQELRRVKTQVRASLLRRLDSNPGMAQLLLEYEIKTGSWRHVFRDLDRIAAVTPGDIQRVARSTFQVQNRTIGRLLPTDS